From the Streptomyces syringium genome, one window contains:
- the sigM gene encoding RNA polymerase sigma factor SigM has product MDDVTRGGASDADLLTMHVKGDPDAFSEIVRRHRDRLWAVALRTLGDREEAADAVQDALVSAYRAAHTFRGQSAVTTWLHRITVNACLDRARKAASRRTAPLAETERLEQLLEPHESAAAPAERGDLHRELLQALATLPPEQRAALVLVDMQGYPVAEAAKVLDVPTGTVKSRCARGRARLLPMLTHLRPGGRGSPPIEGGRNRSQGTSVPPPAGQKNDADPVKGGGGRA; this is encoded by the coding sequence TTGGACGACGTCACACGTGGCGGTGCGAGCGACGCCGATCTCCTCACCATGCACGTCAAAGGTGACCCGGACGCCTTCAGCGAGATAGTGCGGCGCCACCGCGACCGGCTCTGGGCGGTGGCGCTGCGTACGCTCGGCGACCGGGAAGAGGCCGCTGACGCCGTCCAGGACGCGCTGGTGTCCGCCTACCGGGCCGCGCACACCTTCCGTGGGCAGTCCGCCGTGACCACCTGGCTGCACCGCATCACCGTCAACGCCTGCCTGGACCGGGCCCGCAAGGCTGCCTCGCGACGTACCGCGCCGCTCGCCGAGACCGAGCGGCTCGAGCAACTCCTCGAACCCCATGAATCCGCGGCCGCGCCCGCTGAGCGCGGTGATCTCCACCGTGAACTGTTGCAGGCCCTGGCCACGCTGCCCCCAGAGCAGCGTGCCGCCCTCGTTCTCGTCGATATGCAGGGCTATCCCGTCGCCGAGGCGGCGAAGGTCCTGGACGTCCCCACCGGCACGGTGAAGAGCAGATGCGCCCGGGGACGGGCCCGGTTGTTGCCGATGCTCACCCATCTGCGCCCCGGTGGCAGGGGTAGCCCACCCATCGAGGGGGGAAGGAACCGGTCGCAGGGGACGTCCGTCCCACCACCGGCAGGACAGAAGAACGACGCGGATCCAGTGAAGGGCGGAGGTGGGCGAGCGTGA
- a CDS encoding DUF6049 family protein: MAEAAEFQGTRSAPACRWFRHTATLLLGVLLVLGLVQLPTAPAAHADNGGSRTVGVAVDSMTPVAPKQGDTLTISGTVTNHGKSTIFGAHVALRVGPQISGRSDIDDLGQRTGYSPGTDGNEVGGNHRQKIDKLLPGVSRDFTLSVPAKDLDLGRDGVYQLGVSLSGQSKDQPYERVLGIQRTVLPWQPSATEGKKTQVTFMWPLISATRLTARTESDQQQTPIFPNDDLAAELAPGGRLYQLVTLGKSLPITWVIDPDLLATVEAMTKNYEIDAPEGKSTPGKGQAVAKQWLNQLQGAVAGHQVVALPFGDPDLASLAHRGKDVSGILSHLQSATELASTTVETILGVKPRTDFAWPVDGAVDTSIVDVATSAGAHNVIARSDSLRDPAGTPYTPSAARQIGSGNTAVVADARLSTVFQGDMLRAHDASLAVQRFLAQSLLINKQAPDDERSIVVAPQRMPTTSQAQAMATAIGALSDGRWTQPRDLGDAAKAKPDASANQQVPGPGSYPGSLRSQELTTEAFQEIQRTQNALDSFKVILTSQDRVVTPFGSAIMREMSTSWRGDRRGAADFRNAVQSYLAQLTRTVNLISKSDMTLSGRSATIPVSVHNGLLQRIDGLNLVLKSSQPNRLKVDESQDVKIEGGRSQTVKFETRANANGPVQVTAQLYTDDGEPYGDPVKFTVHVTSITPMVLLVIAGGVLLLVLAGLRIYLQRRKRSAARGAEGDGPDGDAGDTGDSGPDDGRPEQPGDPDPDTGSQNSDPSGSGEKVDR, encoded by the coding sequence GTGGCCGAGGCGGCAGAGTTCCAGGGGACGAGGTCCGCTCCTGCCTGCCGGTGGTTCCGGCACACCGCGACACTGCTGCTGGGAGTGCTGCTGGTCCTCGGGCTCGTACAGCTGCCGACGGCCCCCGCCGCGCACGCGGACAACGGCGGTTCCCGCACGGTCGGCGTGGCCGTGGACTCGATGACCCCCGTGGCCCCGAAGCAGGGCGACACGCTCACCATCTCCGGCACGGTCACCAACCACGGCAAGTCGACGATCTTCGGCGCGCATGTGGCCCTGCGGGTGGGCCCGCAGATCAGCGGCCGCAGCGACATCGACGATCTCGGCCAGCGGACCGGGTACTCACCGGGCACCGACGGCAATGAGGTCGGCGGCAACCACCGGCAGAAGATCGACAAGCTGCTCCCCGGGGTCAGCCGGGACTTCACCCTCTCCGTGCCGGCGAAGGATCTGGACCTCGGCCGCGACGGCGTCTACCAGCTCGGTGTCTCCCTCTCCGGACAGTCCAAGGACCAGCCGTACGAGCGGGTGCTGGGGATACAGCGGACCGTGCTCCCCTGGCAGCCGTCCGCCACCGAGGGCAAGAAGACGCAGGTCACGTTCATGTGGCCGCTCATCTCCGCCACCCGTCTGACCGCGCGCACCGAGTCGGACCAGCAGCAGACCCCCATCTTCCCCAACGACGACCTCGCGGCGGAGCTGGCGCCGGGCGGCCGGCTGTACCAGCTCGTCACGCTGGGCAAGAGCCTGCCGATCACCTGGGTGATCGACCCGGATCTGCTCGCCACGGTCGAGGCCATGACGAAGAACTACGAGATCGACGCTCCGGAGGGCAAGAGCACCCCCGGCAAGGGGCAGGCGGTCGCCAAGCAGTGGCTCAACCAGCTGCAGGGCGCGGTGGCGGGCCACCAGGTGGTGGCGCTGCCCTTCGGTGACCCGGACCTCGCCTCCCTCGCCCACCGCGGCAAGGACGTCTCGGGCATCCTGAGCCATCTCCAGTCCGCCACCGAGCTGGCCTCGACCACCGTGGAGACCATCCTCGGCGTGAAGCCGCGCACGGACTTCGCCTGGCCCGTCGACGGCGCGGTCGACACCTCGATCGTCGACGTCGCCACCTCGGCCGGTGCCCACAACGTCATCGCCCGCAGCGACAGCCTCCGCGACCCCGCCGGAACCCCCTACACCCCCTCGGCCGCCCGGCAGATCGGCAGCGGCAATACGGCCGTCGTCGCGGACGCGCGGCTCTCCACCGTCTTCCAGGGCGACATGCTCCGGGCCCACGACGCCTCACTCGCCGTACAGCGGTTCCTCGCCCAGAGCCTTCTGATCAACAAGCAGGCCCCCGACGACGAGCGCAGCATCGTCGTGGCGCCGCAGCGGATGCCCACAACCAGCCAGGCACAGGCGATGGCCACCGCGATCGGCGCGCTGTCCGACGGCCGCTGGACGCAGCCCCGCGACCTCGGGGACGCCGCGAAGGCCAAGCCGGACGCGTCCGCGAACCAGCAGGTGCCCGGCCCCGGCTCGTACCCGGGCTCGCTGCGCTCGCAGGAGCTGACCACCGAGGCGTTCCAGGAGATCCAGCGGACCCAGAACGCCCTGGACAGCTTCAAGGTGATCCTGACGTCCCAGGACCGGGTGGTCACCCCGTTCGGCAGCGCGATCATGCGGGAGATGTCCACGTCCTGGCGCGGCGACCGGCGGGGCGCCGCGGACTTCCGCAACGCCGTGCAGTCCTATCTGGCCCAGCTGACCCGCACGGTCAACCTCATCAGCAAGTCCGACATGACCCTCTCCGGACGCAGCGCGACGATCCCGGTGTCGGTCCACAACGGTCTGCTGCAACGGATCGACGGCCTGAACCTGGTCCTCAAGTCCAGCCAGCCCAATCGCCTCAAGGTCGACGAGTCCCAGGACGTCAAGATCGAGGGCGGGCGCAGCCAGACCGTCAAATTCGAGACGCGCGCGAACGCCAACGGTCCCGTCCAGGTCACCGCCCAGCTCTACACGGACGACGGTGAGCCCTACGGCGACCCGGTGAAGTTCACTGTGCATGTCACGTCCATCACCCCTATGGTGCTCCTGGTCATTGCCGGTGGTGTGCTCCTTCTGGTTCTCGCCGGGCTCCGTATCTACCTCCAGCGCCGCAAGCGGTCCGCCGCTCGCGGTGCCGAGGGCGACGGACCGGACGGTGACGCGGGAGACACCGGGGACAGCGGGCCGGACGACGGCCGTCCCGAGCAGCCGGGTGACCCGGACCCGGACACCGGATCGCAGAACAGTGACCCATCCGGCTCAGGTGAGAAAGTGGACCGTTGA
- the murJ gene encoding murein biosynthesis integral membrane protein MurJ, with product MNAPYDGDRGQGAGGEQRDPYPPRQPAPGRQGRPYAQDPYLQDAYSSNPYPEHDPAAQDPLTDALYDRAANPPAPGPYQPTQPLYPQPPASQQGPDPRQWAPAPPHQPEAPARPYGDEPTTQFAGVGGLVGQASDERPERDAFAHLYRDQQQPYEPPRPPGQQIPAPGQYPPAAAQLPTPDPEPEPAAPAAKPKGGGKASSLLKSSALMAAGSLVSRILGFVRNLVMAAAIGVATLSDTYQVANTLPTMIYILVGGGALNAVFIPQLVRAMKNDEDGGEAYANRLLTLVVVLLGAVTTVCVLGAPLFIRMMSPSIASHPDQMDVAVAFARYCLPTMFFMGLHVVLGQILNARGHFGAMMWTPVLNNIVIIATFGSFIWVFGTASASGVGTASITPEAVRLIGIGTLLGLAVQALAMIPYLRDAGFRIRPRFDWRGHGLGKAAGLAKWTFFFVLANQLGMVVVTQLATRAGDIADKAGHPGTGITAYNFALQLWQMPQAIITVSVMTAVLPRISRAAHDGEVSAVRDDISYGLRTSAVAIVPCAFAFLALGLPMATLMFSGSGSDGATNIGYVLMAFGLGLIPYSIQYVILRGFYAYEDTRTPFYNTVIVAAVNAAASTLAYFALPARWAVAGMAASYGLGYAIGVGVAWRRLRTRLGGDLDGSHVVRTYARLIGACIPAALIGGAISYGIGQVLGSGALGSLAALAGGGLILIIVFYIAAKRMRIEELTAMVGMVRGRLGR from the coding sequence ATGAACGCGCCGTACGACGGTGACCGCGGTCAGGGCGCGGGCGGTGAGCAGCGGGACCCGTACCCGCCGCGCCAGCCTGCCCCAGGCCGCCAGGGGCGGCCGTACGCCCAGGACCCCTACCTCCAGGACGCGTACTCCTCCAACCCCTACCCGGAGCACGACCCGGCCGCGCAGGACCCGTTGACCGACGCGCTCTACGACCGCGCCGCGAACCCCCCGGCGCCCGGTCCCTACCAGCCCACCCAGCCGCTCTACCCGCAGCCGCCCGCGTCCCAGCAGGGCCCCGACCCCCGACAGTGGGCACCCGCGCCCCCGCACCAGCCGGAGGCTCCCGCGCGGCCGTACGGCGACGAGCCCACCACCCAGTTCGCCGGAGTGGGCGGCCTCGTCGGCCAGGCCTCGGACGAGCGCCCCGAGCGCGACGCCTTCGCGCACCTGTACCGCGACCAGCAGCAGCCGTACGAACCGCCGCGGCCGCCGGGCCAGCAGATCCCCGCCCCCGGCCAGTACCCGCCCGCGGCAGCGCAGCTCCCCACCCCGGACCCCGAGCCGGAACCGGCGGCGCCCGCGGCCAAGCCCAAGGGCGGCGGCAAGGCGTCCAGCCTGCTGAAGTCGAGCGCCCTGATGGCGGCGGGCAGCCTGGTCTCCCGCATCCTCGGCTTCGTCCGCAACCTCGTCATGGCGGCCGCGATCGGCGTGGCCACCCTCAGCGACACCTACCAGGTCGCCAACACCCTGCCGACGATGATCTACATCCTCGTCGGCGGCGGCGCGCTGAACGCGGTCTTCATCCCGCAGCTCGTGCGGGCGATGAAGAACGACGAGGACGGCGGCGAGGCCTACGCCAACCGTCTCCTCACCCTGGTCGTGGTCCTCCTGGGTGCCGTGACCACCGTCTGTGTCCTCGGCGCACCGCTCTTCATCCGGATGATGTCGCCGAGCATCGCGTCCCACCCGGACCAGATGGACGTCGCCGTGGCGTTCGCCCGCTACTGCCTGCCGACCATGTTCTTCATGGGCCTGCACGTGGTCCTGGGCCAGATCCTCAACGCGCGCGGCCACTTCGGCGCGATGATGTGGACCCCGGTCCTCAACAACATCGTCATCATCGCCACCTTCGGATCCTTCATCTGGGTCTTCGGCACCGCCTCCGCCAGCGGCGTCGGCACCGCCTCCATCACCCCCGAGGCCGTACGGCTGATCGGCATCGGCACGCTGCTGGGCCTCGCCGTCCAGGCCCTGGCGATGATCCCGTACCTGCGTGACGCGGGATTCCGGATCCGGCCCCGCTTCGACTGGCGCGGCCACGGCCTCGGCAAGGCCGCGGGCCTCGCCAAGTGGACGTTCTTCTTCGTCCTCGCCAACCAGCTCGGCATGGTGGTCGTCACCCAGCTCGCCACCCGCGCCGGTGACATCGCCGACAAGGCCGGCCACCCCGGCACCGGCATCACCGCGTACAACTTCGCCCTGCAGCTCTGGCAGATGCCGCAGGCCATCATCACGGTCTCGGTGATGACCGCGGTCCTGCCCCGGATCTCCCGCGCCGCGCACGACGGGGAGGTCAGCGCCGTCCGCGACGACATCTCCTACGGCCTGCGTACCTCGGCCGTCGCCATCGTGCCCTGCGCGTTCGCGTTCCTCGCGCTCGGCCTCCCCATGGCCACGCTGATGTTCTCCGGCTCCGGATCGGACGGCGCCACCAACATCGGCTATGTGCTGATGGCCTTCGGCCTCGGGCTCATCCCGTACTCGATCCAGTACGTGATCCTGCGCGGCTTCTACGCCTACGAGGACACCCGGACCCCCTTCTACAACACGGTCATCGTCGCCGCCGTCAACGCCGCGGCCTCGACCCTGGCCTACTTCGCACTGCCCGCCCGCTGGGCCGTGGCCGGCATGGCCGCGTCCTACGGCCTGGGGTACGCCATCGGTGTCGGTGTCGCCTGGCGCCGGCTGCGTACCCGCCTGGGCGGCGACCTGGACGGCTCGCACGTCGTCCGTACCTACGCCCGGCTCATCGGCGCGTGCATCCCCGCCGCGCTCATCGGCGGAGCCATCTCGTACGGAATCGGTCAGGTTCTCGGCAGCGGTGCTCTCGGATCGCTCGCCGCCTTGGCCGGTGGTGGTCTCATCCTGATCATCGTGTTCTACATCGCCGCGAAGCGGATGCGCATCGAGGAGCTGACTGCCATGGTCGGTATGGTCCGTGGACGGCTCGGCCGCTGA
- a CDS encoding CCA tRNA nucleotidyltransferase, which translates to MSNANNDSLTPPSTNELSQVQRRAVSELLRVSPVADDLARRFQEAGFTLALVGGSVRDALLGRLGNDLDFTTDARPDDVLKIVRPWADAVWEVGIAFGTVGCRKSDFEIEITTYRSEAYDRTSRKPEVSYGDSIEQDLVRRDFTVNAMAVALPEKEFIDPHNGLEDLAARVLRTPGTPEDSFSDDPLRMMRAARFAAQLDFEVAPEVVEAMTAMADRLQIVSAERVRDELNKLLLSENPRKGLRLLVDTGMADLVLPELPALRLESDEHHRHKDVYEHSLTVLEQAIDLEENGPDLVLRLAALLHDIGKPRTRRFEKDGRVSFHHHEVVGAKMTKARMTKLKYSNELIKDVSQLVELHLRFHGYGTGEWTDSAVRRYVRDAGPMLERLHKLTRSDCTTRNKRKANALSRAYDGLEERIARLQEQEELDSIRPDLDGNQIMEILAVGPGPQVGKAYKHLLELRLEHGPMGHDAAAAALKEWWAAQEA; encoded by the coding sequence GTGTCGAATGCCAACAATGACAGCCTCACCCCGCCGTCGACGAACGAGCTCAGCCAGGTGCAGCGACGTGCCGTGAGTGAGCTCCTGCGGGTATCCCCCGTAGCCGACGACCTCGCCCGCCGATTTCAGGAGGCCGGGTTCACTCTTGCCCTGGTCGGCGGATCGGTGCGGGACGCGCTGCTCGGCCGGCTCGGCAATGACCTGGACTTCACGACGGACGCCCGCCCGGACGATGTGCTGAAGATCGTCCGCCCCTGGGCCGACGCGGTCTGGGAGGTGGGCATCGCCTTCGGGACCGTGGGCTGCCGCAAATCAGACTTTGAGATTGAGATCACGACATACCGGTCGGAAGCGTACGACCGGACGTCGCGAAAGCCCGAGGTCTCCTACGGCGACTCCATCGAGCAGGACCTCGTCCGCCGTGACTTCACCGTCAACGCGATGGCCGTGGCGCTCCCGGAGAAGGAGTTCATCGACCCGCACAACGGCCTGGAGGACCTTGCCGCGCGTGTCCTGCGTACCCCGGGCACCCCGGAGGACTCCTTCTCCGATGACCCGCTGCGCATGATGCGGGCCGCGCGCTTCGCCGCGCAGCTGGACTTCGAGGTCGCGCCCGAGGTCGTCGAGGCGATGACGGCCATGGCCGACCGTCTGCAGATCGTCTCGGCCGAGCGGGTCCGTGACGAGCTGAACAAGCTGCTCCTCTCCGAGAACCCCCGTAAGGGCCTGCGGCTGCTGGTCGACACCGGCATGGCCGACCTCGTGCTGCCGGAACTGCCGGCCCTGCGGCTGGAGAGCGACGAGCACCACCGGCACAAGGACGTCTACGAGCACTCGCTGACCGTCCTGGAGCAGGCCATCGACCTCGAAGAGAACGGCCCCGACCTCGTGCTGCGCCTCGCCGCGCTGCTGCACGACATCGGCAAGCCGAGGACGCGCCGCTTCGAGAAGGACGGCCGGGTCTCCTTCCACCACCACGAGGTGGTGGGCGCGAAGATGACCAAGGCCCGGATGACGAAGCTCAAGTACTCCAATGAGCTGATCAAGGACGTCTCCCAGCTCGTCGAGCTGCACCTGCGCTTCCACGGCTACGGCACGGGCGAGTGGACCGACTCGGCCGTGCGCCGCTACGTCCGCGACGCCGGCCCGATGCTGGAGCGGCTGCACAAGCTCACGAGGTCCGACTGCACGACGCGGAACAAGCGGAAGGCGAATGCGCTCTCGCGCGCCTACGACGGGCTCGAGGAGCGCATCGCCCGGCTGCAGGAGCAGGAAGAGCTGGACTCGATCCGGCCGGACCTGGACGGCAACCAGATCATGGAGATCCTCGCCGTCGGCCCCGGCCCGCAGGTCGGCAAGGCCTACAAGCACCTGCTGGAGCTGCGCCTGGAGCACGGCCCGATGGGACACGACGCGGCGGCCGCGGCGCTCAAGGAGTGGTGGGCCGCACAGGAGGCCTGA
- a CDS encoding LppU/SCO3897 family protein, which yields MTTPPPQNQNPFAQQGGNAYGQQPQAPYGQQPGPYGQPQGFPGAPVPPPAPRRSKLKKIRMIGLPVVFVVIAVGGYIASRDDADTAAVGDCVMNSGTTTKPDVEVVDCKDAKAKYKVIKKVDGAKSAMATCSSVEGATGGYEQSRGSESFVLCFSDNKEAGTK from the coding sequence GTGACCACTCCGCCGCCGCAGAACCAGAACCCGTTCGCCCAGCAGGGTGGAAACGCATACGGCCAGCAGCCGCAGGCTCCCTACGGCCAGCAGCCCGGTCCGTACGGCCAGCCGCAGGGCTTCCCCGGCGCCCCGGTGCCGCCGCCGGCCCCGCGTCGCTCCAAGCTCAAGAAGATTCGCATGATCGGTCTGCCGGTCGTCTTCGTCGTCATCGCGGTGGGCGGCTACATAGCCTCGCGTGACGACGCGGACACCGCAGCCGTCGGTGACTGCGTCATGAACTCCGGCACCACCACCAAGCCGGACGTCGAGGTCGTCGACTGCAAGGACGCCAAGGCGAAGTACAAGGTCATCAAGAAGGTCGACGGGGCGAAGTCGGCCATGGCCACCTGCTCCTCCGTGGAAGGCGCCACGGGCGGCTACGAGCAGTCGCGCGGCAGCGAGTCCTTCGTTCTGTGCTTCAGCGACAACAAGGAAGCCGGCACCAAGTAG
- a CDS encoding zf-HC2 domain-containing protein, translating to MTSTTGTDEHPEVAEISALAEGVLSPSRTADVREHLADCELCDDVRNSLDEIRGLLGTLPGPLRMPTDVAGRIDAALAAEALLSATAPATTSTAQGTAAAENTESSADLVSRETVLSDPVSTDPVSVGPSSVSRETGDRPPARPRATTGPGRQTTGSSGPRGRRARRWPKVLLGSACAAAVLGAGSFFLLNSGSDDQTGTPQAAPSSTAIVLGSGELKTRVHELLEKQQGVENAETRGMSAPNSPNTTLFGTGTTAPACIQQGTKRSDAIIAAHPERYKGEEAYLVVLPHPGNEALVDAYVVSATCVTASPSSPGKVLADQTVPRG from the coding sequence GTGACTTCAACGACCGGCACGGATGAGCACCCGGAGGTCGCGGAGATCTCCGCACTCGCCGAGGGTGTCCTCTCCCCCTCACGAACCGCTGATGTGCGGGAGCACTTGGCCGACTGCGAGCTGTGCGACGACGTACGGAACTCGCTGGACGAGATCCGCGGGCTGCTCGGAACCCTTCCCGGACCGCTCCGGATGCCGACGGATGTCGCCGGCCGGATCGACGCGGCACTCGCGGCCGAAGCGCTCCTCTCGGCCACCGCTCCCGCGACCACGTCCACCGCGCAGGGCACGGCAGCTGCGGAGAACACGGAGAGCTCGGCGGACCTCGTTTCACGTGAAACCGTGCTGAGTGATCCTGTGTCCACTGACCCCGTGTCCGTTGGTCCCTCGTCCGTTTCACGTGAAACCGGCGACCGCCCCCCGGCCCGGCCTCGCGCCACCACCGGCCCCGGCCGGCAGACAACCGGCTCCTCCGGGCCGCGCGGTCGTCGGGCCCGCCGCTGGCCGAAGGTGCTGCTCGGCTCCGCCTGTGCGGCGGCCGTGCTCGGCGCAGGCAGCTTCTTCCTGCTGAACAGTGGCAGCGACGATCAAACGGGCACCCCCCAGGCCGCGCCGTCCTCGACGGCGATCGTCCTCGGCTCCGGTGAACTGAAGACGCGCGTCCATGAGCTGCTGGAGAAGCAGCAGGGCGTGGAGAACGCCGAGACGCGGGGGATGAGCGCTCCGAACTCCCCCAACACCACGCTGTTCGGTACGGGCACCACCGCCCCCGCCTGCATCCAGCAGGGCACCAAGCGCTCGGACGCGATCATCGCCGCGCACCCGGAGCGGTACAAGGGCGAGGAGGCGTACCTCGTCGTCCTCCCGCACCCGGGGAACGAGGCACTCGTCGACGCTTATGTGGTCTCCGCCACCTGCGTCACCGCCTCGCCCTCGTCACCCGGAAAGGTACTGGCGGACCAGACCGTGCCGCGTGGTTAA
- a CDS encoding protein kinase family protein has product MAERSTAAVDVADNSGDKPLTAKADKATTDGVEAENKVGTHKDTERAEPESPARAAQPPELHSGHKLAKRYRLEECVTRLEGFSSWRAVDEKLRRAVGVHLLPADHPRARPVLAAARSAALLGDPRFVQVLDAVEENDLVYVVHEWLPDATELTPLLAAGPMEPHDAYQLVSQVSQAMAAAHREGLAHLRLHPGSVLRTESGQYRIRGLAVMAALRGITSEHPQRTDTEAIGALLYAALTQRWPYESNAHGLSGLPKGVGLIAPDQVRAGVHRGLSELAMRALVNDGATASRQEQPCTTPEELAKAVAAMPRIRPPESAFATPPAYQRTNYQRGTYGQPPQHPGRATQPVPVPPPPLQSRTGRALKWSVSALLIAALGLGSWQLADTLLKDGNQSKDDQHSQSTGDGLPKKGPLKRLPIAAGTEFSPLTAPFSGDKASMAVDKNPNSAWITGAFYGHANFGNLSNRADGSGIVVDLGSVKDVSRIEVTMFRQGQTAEILAADPSTDSTPTALSGFPQRVTKLDTVGQHIKVDIKKSLKTRYVLIHITELPPDINGNGYRGGISEIKVSG; this is encoded by the coding sequence GTGGCGGAACGGAGCACGGCTGCCGTCGACGTGGCTGACAACAGCGGCGACAAGCCGCTGACCGCCAAGGCGGACAAGGCCACGACCGACGGGGTGGAGGCCGAGAACAAGGTCGGCACACACAAGGACACCGAGCGCGCGGAGCCCGAAAGCCCCGCGCGCGCCGCACAACCGCCCGAGCTGCACAGCGGTCACAAGCTCGCCAAGCGGTACCGCCTGGAGGAGTGCGTCACCCGTCTGGAGGGATTCAGCAGCTGGCGTGCGGTCGACGAGAAGCTGCGCCGCGCCGTCGGCGTCCACCTGCTGCCGGCGGACCACCCGCGAGCCCGCCCGGTGCTCGCAGCGGCCCGCTCGGCCGCACTGCTCGGCGACCCGCGCTTCGTGCAGGTCCTCGACGCCGTCGAGGAGAACGACCTCGTCTACGTCGTCCACGAGTGGCTGCCCGACGCCACCGAGCTGACTCCCCTCCTCGCCGCGGGCCCGATGGAGCCGCACGACGCCTACCAGCTCGTCAGCCAGGTGTCCCAGGCCATGGCGGCCGCCCACCGCGAGGGCCTCGCCCATCTGCGTCTCCACCCCGGCTCCGTACTGCGTACCGAGTCCGGCCAGTACCGGATCCGCGGTCTCGCCGTCATGGCCGCCCTCCGGGGGATCACCTCCGAGCACCCCCAGCGCACCGACACCGAGGCCATCGGCGCACTGCTGTACGCCGCCCTCACCCAGCGCTGGCCCTACGAGAGCAACGCCCACGGGCTGTCCGGGCTGCCCAAGGGCGTCGGCCTCATCGCCCCCGACCAAGTCCGCGCCGGCGTCCACCGCGGCCTCTCCGAGCTCGCGATGCGCGCACTCGTCAATGACGGGGCCACGGCGTCACGGCAGGAACAGCCGTGCACGACTCCGGAAGAACTGGCCAAGGCGGTGGCCGCGATGCCGCGCATCCGGCCGCCGGAATCGGCCTTCGCCACTCCTCCGGCGTATCAGCGCACGAACTATCAGCGCGGCACGTACGGTCAGCCTCCGCAGCACCCCGGCCGCGCCACCCAGCCCGTCCCCGTCCCCCCGCCCCCGCTCCAGAGCCGCACGGGCAGGGCGCTCAAGTGGAGCGTCTCGGCCCTCCTCATCGCGGCCCTGGGCCTCGGCAGTTGGCAGCTCGCGGACACGCTCCTGAAGGACGGAAACCAGTCGAAGGACGACCAGCACTCGCAGTCGACCGGTGACGGTCTGCCCAAGAAGGGTCCGCTCAAGCGGCTTCCGATTGCGGCCGGCACGGAGTTCTCACCCCTGACGGCTCCGTTCTCCGGGGACAAAGCGTCCATGGCTGTGGACAAGAACCCCAACAGCGCTTGGATCACGGGCGCTTTCTACGGTCATGCGAACTTCGGCAACCTCAGCAACCGCGCGGACGGCAGCGGCATCGTCGTCGACCTCGGTAGTGTCAAGGACGTCTCGCGCATCGAGGTGACCATGTTCCGGCAGGGCCAGACCGCGGAGATCCTCGCAGCCGACCCGTCGACGGACTCGACTCCGACCGCCCTCAGCGGTTTCCCACAGCGTGTGACCAAGCTCGACACGGTCGGCCAGCACATCAAGGTAGACATCAAGAAGTCCTTGAAGACGCGCTACGTACTGATCCACATCACCGAACTGCCACCGGACATCAACGGCAACGGGTACCGCGGCGGCATTTCGGAGATCAAGGTTTCCGGGTAG
- the trxB gene encoding thioredoxin-disulfide reductase, which produces MSDVRNVIIIGSGPAGYTAALYTARASLKPLVFEGAVTAGGALMNTTDVENFPGFRDGIMGPDLMDNMRAQAERFGAELIPDDVIAVDLSDEIKTVTDSAGTVHRAKAVIVTTGSQHRKLGLPREDELSGRGVSWCATCDGFFFKDQDIAVIGGGDTAMEEATFLSRFAKSVTVVHRRDTLRASKAMQERAFADPKISFVWDSEVAEIHGENKLSGLTLRNLKTGETSELPVTGLFIAIGHDPRTELFKGQLDLDDEGYLKVAAPSTRTNLTGVFAAGDVVDHTYRQAITAAGTGCSSALDAERYLASLSDSDSVREPEQTP; this is translated from the coding sequence GTGAGCGACGTCCGCAACGTGATCATCATCGGCTCCGGGCCTGCGGGCTATACGGCCGCGCTCTACACCGCCCGTGCCTCTCTGAAGCCGCTGGTCTTCGAGGGCGCCGTGACGGCCGGTGGCGCGCTGATGAACACGACCGATGTGGAGAACTTCCCCGGCTTCCGTGACGGCATCATGGGCCCCGACCTGATGGACAACATGCGGGCCCAGGCCGAGCGCTTTGGCGCCGAGCTGATCCCGGACGACGTCATCGCGGTCGACCTCAGCGACGAGATCAAGACGGTCACCGACTCCGCCGGCACCGTCCACCGCGCCAAGGCCGTGATCGTCACCACCGGCTCGCAGCACCGCAAGCTCGGCCTGCCCCGCGAGGACGAGCTCTCCGGCCGCGGTGTCTCCTGGTGCGCCACCTGTGACGGGTTCTTCTTCAAGGACCAGGACATCGCCGTCATCGGCGGCGGCGACACGGCGATGGAGGAGGCCACCTTCCTCTCCCGCTTCGCCAAGTCCGTCACCGTCGTGCACCGCCGTGACACCCTGCGCGCCAGCAAGGCGATGCAGGAGCGTGCCTTCGCAGACCCCAAGATCTCCTTCGTCTGGGACAGTGAGGTCGCGGAGATCCACGGCGAGAACAAGCTCTCCGGGCTCACCCTGCGCAACCTCAAGACCGGCGAGACCTCCGAGCTGCCGGTGACCGGTCTGTTCATCGCGATCGGCCACGACCCGCGCACCGAGCTCTTCAAGGGCCAGCTGGACCTGGACGACGAGGGCTACCTCAAGGTCGCGGCCCCCTCGACCCGCACGAACCTCACCGGTGTGTTCGCCGCGGGCGACGTCGTGGACCACACCTACCGCCAGGCGATCACCGCCGCCGGCACGGGCTGCTCCTCCGCCCTGGACGCCGAGCGCTACCTCGCCTCCCTCTCGGACAGCGACAGCGTCCGGGAGCCCGAGCAGACCCCCTGA